The segment CGCACCCGGCGACCGCGAGCAGAGCTGTCGCCAGCCCCGCTCCGATCGGGGCGGCCAGCCACTGGTCACGCTTCCTCACTAAACGGTCCTCACGTTCTGGGTCGTGCCTGTTGGGCCGCGGCGAGAGGCCACGGCGGTGGTGTGCTGCATGGGTGGAATCCGCCGGCTCAGTCGGCGACGCCGCGGCTGAGCTCCCAGATCTGGAGCCCCGATGCGGAGTTGAGGGCCCACTCCAGGCCGGTGATGTCATCGCGGGCGGCGACGTACTGCTTGCCCTGCCAGAGCGGGAGCAGCGGTACGTCGTCGGCGATGATGTCCTGCGCCTGCTTGAAGTCGGCCCCCGCGGCGTTGCGGTCGGACTGCTGGCGGCTGGACGGGATCAGCTGCGACTCGATCTTTCCGTTGCGGTAAGGGGAGCCGAGGAAGTTCTGCTTGCCGATGAAGGGCGCGATGTAGTTGTCGGCATCCGGGATGTCCGGGAACCAGCCCATGTTGAAGACGGAGTACTTGCCGTCGAGGGAATCGGTGCGGAACTGCTGCCAGCTGTCGACACCCTTGATGCTGATGTCGAACAGCTTGGTGCGGTTGAGCTGGCTCTGTAGCGCACGGACCTCCTTGACGGTGCTGGATCCGTAGTGGTTCGTGGTGTACGTGAGGGTGAACTTCACCGGAGAGGTGATGTGCGCGTCCCGCAGCGTCTTGCGGGCGGCCCCGACATCGGGGTTCCCGTACTTGTTGAAGAACGAGTTGATGTGCCCGGTGAGGCCGGTGGGCACCATCGAGAACAGCGGGTCGCCGGTGTACGAGTAGACGTTCCGCACCAGATCCGAGCGGTTGATGATCTGCGCCATCGCCTGCCGTACGGCCTTGTTGGAGACGGCCGGGTCCTTGGTGTTGAAGGCCAGGTAGCGGATCTCCTGACCGGGCATCTCCTGGAGCCTGATGCCCTTGTCGCGGGCCTTCTCCAGGCCCTTGACCTGGTCGGGCGCCAGACCGCGGTTCATCACGTCGATGCTGCCCTTGCGCAGCGCCTTCTCCGTGGACACGGAGTCGTCGAAGAAGCGCATCTCGACCTTTTCGTTCTTCGCCTTCACTCCGCCCTTGTAGGTGGGGTTCTTGGTGAAGAAGGCCTTGGTGATGCGGTTGTCGCTGCGCTCGGTCTTGAGGGTGTACGGACCGGAGCCGACGACGTCGAATCCGCTGTAGAGGCGGCCCTTGGGGTACACCTCGGGGTCGACGATGGCCGCGGCGGGCGTGGTGAGCTTCTGCGGGAAGGTGGCGTCCGGCTTCTTGAGGTGGAAGACCACCTCGGAGTCGCTGGGCGTCTCGACCTTGTCGATGCCGTCGAGCAACGACACCGGACCATTGGTGTTGTTGATGGTCTTCATGCGGTCGATGGAGAACTTGACGTCCTGCGCCGTCAGGGCGTGACCGTTCGAAAACTTCAGGCCGTCCCGCAGAGTGCAGCGGTACTGCTCGTTCTGGGTGTCACGGAACCCGCAGGACCGGGCGGCCTCGGGCACCGGGGCGGTCCCGGACCGGGGCAGCCGCATCAGCGTCTGGAGCGTGCTGCGCATGACGTTCCACGCGTCGACGTCGTAGGCCTGCGACGGGTCGAGCGGCGCGGGGGCCGCCTTCGTCGCCTCGATGTGGGTGGCGACACCCACGACGATCGGATCGACGCCCTCACCGGCACCGTCCGAGCTGCCGCAGGCAGCAAGAACAGGGGCGAGGAGACCGGCCAGCGCCGGCAGCACCAGGGTCTTGCGATTCATCGTCGGCAGGTTCCTTATCAGCGCAGAGGTGTTGCTCGCGTCGACATTAGTAGGAACGGCCAGCCGCACTGGGACGCAATGGAGTTGTATCGATATGGCACCTGGATAACGATGGCAACCTGCTCGATATCCGGACGGCGGAACGATTCACACGTTGCCCCATCAATCCGGACAGTTACCCCCGCGGAAAGCACCCCGGAGGCCCCCTGGAACACCTGCGGGGCCCGCTGTCGACGGCCTGGCACGTGAGAAACGTCACGCGTTCAAGGGTCCGTGGCGAAGCAACAATTCAGTCAGTGCATTCGTCACGGAAAATGAGCGGGCCGCTCCACTCGGTTCCCGTCGCCTTTCCCGGAGCACGCTCAGTGCACGGTGCCGCGGCTTTCCGTGATGAGCGTCCGGAGAAATGGCAGATCAACTTCTTCCAGCGAACGGACGACCGTACGCCCCAGGGCCGGCGGGATCGGCGTCACCGAAGGCACCGCGACGACCGGGCAGCCCGCCGCCTCCCCCGCCGTCACCCCGGTCAGGGTGTCCTCGATGACCGCACAGCACGCCGGGTCCGCCCCCAGCCGCGCGGCGGCCGTCAGATACGGGTCGGGGTGCGGCTTGGTGCGCTCCAGGTCATCGCCGGCCAGGGTCAGCCGGAAGTTCTCCGGGCCGAGGGAGTGCAGCATCTGGTCGACGATGGCGCGGTGCGAGGCGGAGACCAGGGCGGTGGGGATCCCGTGCGCGGCCAGCTCGGCCAGCAGCCTGCGGGCGCCCGGCATCAGCGGGACACCGCGCCCGATCCGTGCCAGGAAGGCGGCGTTGAGCAGCACGCTGAGCTCGGTCAGGCTGATGTCGACGCCGGTGACCTGAATCAGATAGCCGGCGCTGCGGGTCATCGGACCGCCCACCACGACCTCGCGGTGCGCGTCGTCGAGGATGTGCCCGAGCTCGGCGAAGACCTCCGCCTCCGCCTCCCACCAGAAGCCCTCGGTGTCGACGAGGGTGCCGTCCAGATCGAGGAATACGGCCTGGAGGGTCGCGGCTTCGACCGTGCGGGTGCCGACTGCGGGGATGCTGCTGGTCATCCATCCACCTCCAACTGCGACGTCCCCCAAGGGACGAAAGGGCCGGTCGTCACCCCCGGCTGGGGATACGACCGGCCGCCACCGGACCGATAAGTGTACGACGGTACGTGCCGGAATGCGTGGTGATACAGGTCAGGGCCGTCCTGGGGAGTGCCCCGGGACGGCCCTGACCTGCTCACGCAGAGTTACCGCATGGTGCTGCCGTGACGGGAGACCATGCCTGGGCTCCGGTCAGGGCGTCCGCCCGTTACCGCGCGTTGAAGTACTTGGCTTCCGGGTGGTGGATGACGATGGCGTCGGTGGACTGCTCCGGGTGGAGCTGGAACTCCTCGGAGAGCTCGACACCGATCCGCGCCGGCTCCAGCAGGTCGGCGATCTTGGCGCGGTCCTCCAGGTCGGGGCAGGCACCGTAGCCCAGCGAGAAGCGCGCGCCCCGGTACTTGAGCGCGAACATGTCCTCGACGTCCTGGGGGTCCTCGCCCGCGAAGCCCAGCTCGGCGCGGACCCGGGCGTGCCAGTACTCGGCCAGCGCCTCGGCCAACTGGAC is part of the Streptomyces platensis genome and harbors:
- a CDS encoding ABC transporter substrate-binding protein, producing MNRKTLVLPALAGLLAPVLAACGSSDGAGEGVDPIVVGVATHIEATKAAPAPLDPSQAYDVDAWNVMRSTLQTLMRLPRSGTAPVPEAARSCGFRDTQNEQYRCTLRDGLKFSNGHALTAQDVKFSIDRMKTINNTNGPVSLLDGIDKVETPSDSEVVFHLKKPDATFPQKLTTPAAAIVDPEVYPKGRLYSGFDVVGSGPYTLKTERSDNRITKAFFTKNPTYKGGVKAKNEKVEMRFFDDSVSTEKALRKGSIDVMNRGLAPDQVKGLEKARDKGIRLQEMPGQEIRYLAFNTKDPAVSNKAVRQAMAQIINRSDLVRNVYSYTGDPLFSMVPTGLTGHINSFFNKYGNPDVGAARKTLRDAHITSPVKFTLTYTTNHYGSSTVKEVRALQSQLNRTKLFDISIKGVDSWQQFRTDSLDGKYSVFNMGWFPDIPDADNYIAPFIGKQNFLGSPYRNGKIESQLIPSSRQQSDRNAAGADFKQAQDIIADDVPLLPLWQGKQYVAARDDITGLEWALNSASGLQIWELSRGVAD
- a CDS encoding HAD family hydrolase, coding for MTSSIPAVGTRTVEAATLQAVFLDLDGTLVDTEGFWWEAEAEVFAELGHILDDAHREVVVGGPMTRSAGYLIQVTGVDISLTELSVLLNAAFLARIGRGVPLMPGARRLLAELAAHGIPTALVSASHRAIVDQMLHSLGPENFRLTLAGDDLERTKPHPDPYLTAAARLGADPACCAVIEDTLTGVTAGEAAGCPVVAVPSVTPIPPALGRTVVRSLEEVDLPFLRTLITESRGTVH